The following proteins are co-located in the Apis mellifera strain DH4 linkage group LG11, Amel_HAv3.1, whole genome shotgun sequence genome:
- the LOC552309 gene encoding pecanex-like protein 1 — MGSQTLEILRQGVWASLTGGWFYDPHLDVFSNTFHLYIWLFLLCLPFTIYLYFPPTLYVWIAYCSSIGALFGTIKCVNHALHCMYDTTECLEESSQTISQHRSENEKRRTVHNKCREQSQEQVDHGIELQVLNGKTDTPPVECSSRNSFIESNVQNADADSITSEYNRDKPSSTIDLKVEIHRKNSSESSEEAQQLTKPMVSSINIHEADLASTQYHEPCFRNIINDRRLKRQKCVVITEEDRQSSRKLCRHASEDSRNRHSKQGSLGKTGSESQIKQTSSLELEHHEDDYPYWKSNQSVRRLNSNSIPIETHLMNDHPQSLEIISKKEDTEKNKISSHPQSLEVITKKPHQQLIHPQSLETIGATKNINTTDDNNLPLHPQSLETINTKKVLPQNTLKKNQLQLLPYLSYGSEIVHPIEEQSDEQFANESSGGFSLQDSYSPLLTRKTCETNATSNRDRSLSTSRFEDRFSRRNEDGGVDNDSANSRDALIEESKAGIKRRYSNTSQSSHEFSDLDNLFKDKQDKSKNIDDPLNVGSIVGIDQLFESGDCTIESRINKGLHNKELDSGSSNVMPFEYTTYSSNMENEVKRMLLPQVETDNKRHQGAIPKQSRPKPAIEAIDDNITITEQTRHKLKRTLEVKRDRRRDGRFDRFEQTSGSNNELSTLSLASSLLATLLTSGRELPGQSSTVSDLRLSRNSDNRNSRKRRGPLKCSIRPYRVPRDRNRDDNVVPLTALFGLISNEECHLVSNHNDAVEAAVPYFRDENGRWLAYTFDEKGSNVAAAAQVPSNNNDKLLNTLLRQQLNQNLHYDANWELIDSLSNSYSSLSLNSPDLSVIIDTPPVLSSPESNQTKAQNSLSSNPVETSERDQFHQNNGNSIQCELETLERDQFHQDILSRIESMTERNQRLRNLLGYFNLNIYPADSNRRDRPALTLQTCAVGDINTSLSWNRFIGGLDGSESKTKQLRQDKQYYYKWKIGKLPHIKVRFDRLFLLALLDRNLTIFETIISTFLAIAVAGLGLVLLQQGFYRDIFAFMFCFVTAGCQYSLLKSVQPDAASPTHGFNRIIVFSRPVYYILCSGFVLIFNESLKNFKTSEFRIYGLRIADYDVILQIRNILLIFLLCFPVIFSLGLLPQINTFLMYLCEHIDIHLFGGNASTSLISSIYCLCRSIVTVVILYGFAYGALTEPKSSQHILFSIFAGLLVAISYHLSRSSSDPTVIWDIVKTNLWPPEIYTEEKEAKIIENTSHKDNLPTTYKEAKIRTSGRKKHVKIKVGEQMSDTELVDPLPEKLRATVNARLKNDLIICAVIGTLSFGIHCSTVFTALQPELNPVLWGIASCLGFLLHYIVPQLRKQLPWLCLSRPVLRSHEHAQFEVREPVKIMWFEKAYVCLCFLERNVLYPVVFLGALTECSSKIISKFGESIGALIIVICGLKSLRSAYSDPSTRYLVLIFAVLFFKLDFRNLSETFLVDYFITGIAFAKIYELLLKIRFVVTYIAPWQITWGSAFHAFAQPFSVPHSAMLFLQAGISALLSTPLNPLLGSAIFISSYVRPVKFWERDYKTRRVDHSNTRMSSHLDRNLGADDNNLNSIFYEQLTRSLQHSLYGDLALGRWGNVEQGDCFLLASDYLNCLVHIVQLGNGLVTFQLRGLEFRGTYCQQREVEAISEGIEDNDNCCCCEMGHFSNVLSVNAAFSQRWLAWEVASAKYVLEGYSISDNSAVSMLQVFEFRKVLVTYYVKSIVFYAVKSSKLKYWLENSDISDALKITLDKNFVDLDPVFNLSIHEDYDIRTCGITRNSFCNVYLDWIQYCVTKQNKTLDKSRNSSLVSLCLALSLLGRRVLGALSHNTVSSVEFFLYGLHALFKGDFRITSIRDEWVLHDIDLLRSVVAKGVRMALKLHQDHFMSPEQYSELSALYEAIDSHDKNLVISHEADPLWRNAVLNGAPSLLALRHVLDDGIDEYKVIMLNKRFLSFRVIKMNRECVRGLWAGQQQELVYLRNRNPERGSIQNAKQALRNIINSSCDQPIGYPIYVSPLTTSYAETNEQLCSIIGGPLSLGVIKSNVLKLWQRIRRRCGQGCSSGGTGSQDDGGFGNDGVYAMTTYNIHLGYGQSAGHNTSGSQSIDSGCQIGGSAGRGSLGRTNTGSLGGNRGSLASVGKPTSSTLASLAGLLSNSDIKTESKSETSFTSKLEKDEVLQRVRIIDPNQVYDAINLGRRIDVIWPDERMRQQGGRSGWQHWVPERGMEGCVVHCWSPNHRDPNRRSHVDKVILLVKIDDKYVPIAEQGVRDLGAEV; from the exons ATGGGTTCTCAAACGCTGGAAATTTTGAGACAAGGCGTCTGGGCGAGCCTGACAGGAGGCTGGTTTTACGATCCTCATCTCGatgttttttcaaatacttttcACTTATATATTTGGCTTTTCTTACTTTGCCTACCATTTACTATATATCTt tattttccACCAACGTTATATGTTTGGATAGCATATTGTTCTTCAATTGGAGCACTGTTTGGTACAATAAAGTGTGTTAATCATGCACTTCATTGTATGTATGATACAACTGAATGTCTAGAAGAATCAAGTCAAACTATTAGTCAACACAGATcagaaaatgagaaaagacGCACAGTGCATAATAAATGTAGGGAACAATCACAGGAACAAGTAGATCATGGAATAGAACTACAAGTCTTAAATG gaAAAACAGATACACCACCTGTAGAATGCTCATCACGTAACTCTTTTATTGAATCAAATGTACAAAATGCAGATGCAGATAGTATAACATCTGAATATAATCGAGATAAACCTAGTTCAACTATAGATTTGAAAGTAGAAATTCACAGAAAAAATAGCTCTGAAAGTTCAGAAGAAGCACAACAGTTGACTAAACCAATGGTATCTAGTATAAACATACATGAAGCAGATTTAGCTTCTACGCAATATCATGAACCatgttttcgaaatataataaatg ATAGAAGATTGAAAAGACAGAAATGTGTTGTAATTACTGAAGAGGATCGACAAAGTTCAAGAAAATTATGTAGACATGCATCTGAAGATTCGCGAAATCGTCATTCTAAACAAGGTAGTCTTGGTAAAACAGGTTCAGAAAGTCAAATAAAACAAACGAGCTCATTAGAATTGGAACATCATGAAGATGATTATCCTTACTGGAAATCAAACCAAAGTGTTCGACGTCTCAATTCTAATTCAATTCCAATAGAAACACATTTAATGAATGATCATCCACAaagtttagaaattatatcaaaaaaagaagatacagaaaaaaataaaatttcatcacaTCCACAATCTCTAGAg gttattacaaaaaaaccACATCAACAACTTATTCATCCACAAAGTCTTGAAACAATTGGTGCTactaagaatataaatactaCAGATGACAATAATTTACCTCTTCACCCACAAAGTCTTGAAACGATTAACACTAAAaag gtatTACctcaaaatacattaaaaaaaaaccaattaCAATTGTTACCATATCTTAGTTATGGATCAGAAATAGTACATCCTATAGAAGAACAAAGTGATGAACAATTTGCTAATGAAAGTTCTGGAGGATTTAGTCTTCAAGATTCTTATAGTCCATTACTAACTCGAAAGACTTGTGAAACTAATGCTACCTCTAATCGAGATAGAAGTCTTAGTACTAGTCGATTTGAAGATAGATTTTCaag acgCAATGAAGATGGTGGTGTAGATAATGATTCTGCAAATTCTCGTGATGCATTAATTGAAgaatcaaaagctggtattaaaagaagatataGTAATACAAGTCAAAGCAGTCatgaattttcagatttagacaatttattcaaagataaacaagataaatcgaaaaatattgatgatcCATTAAATGTTGGAAGCATAGTTGGAATAGatcaattatttgaaagtGGTGATTGCACGATAGAATCACGAATAAATAaag GATTACATAACAAAGAACTAGATTCTGGTTCATCTAATGTGATGCCTTTTGAGTATACGACATACTCATCAAATATGGAAAATGAAGTAAAAAGAATGTTACTTCCACAAGTAGAAACAGATAATAAACGACATCAAGGTGCAATACCCAAACAAAGCCGTCCAAAACCTGCAATAGAAGCCATAGatgataatattacaattaccGAACAAACCCGacataaattaaaacgaaCATTAGAAGTTAAAAGAGATAGGAGAAGAGACGGAAGATTTGATAGATTTGAGCAAACTAGTGGTTCAAACAACGAGTTAAGTACACTTAGTCTTGCATCTTCCTTATTAGCTACATTATTAACATCTGGTCGAGAATTACCAGGTCAATCTAGCACTGTATCTGATTTAAGATTAAGTCGTAATTCAGATAATCGAAATTCACGAAAAAGACGTGGTCCTTTAAAATGTTCAATTAGACCATATCGTGTACCCCGAGATAGAAATCGAGATGATAACGTCGTTCCACTTACTGCTTTATTTGGATTGATATCAAATGAAGAATGTCATTTAGTTTCTAATCATAATGATGCTGTAGAAGCAGCTGTACCTTATTTTCGAGATGAAAATGGACGCTGGCTAGCTTATACCTTCGATGAAAAAGGATCTaatgttgctgctgctgcgcAAGTTCCttctaataataacgataaattattaaatacattattacgCCAACaacttaatcaaaatttacattatgatGCCAATTGGGAGTTAATAGACTCCTTAAGTAATAGTTATAGtagtttatctttaaattctcCTGATTTAAGCGTTATAATAGACACACCACCCGTTTTGTCAAGTCCAGAAAGTAATCAAACTAAGGCACAAAATTCATTATCTTCAAATCCAGTGGAAACTTCAGAACGTGatcaatttcatcaaaataatggaaattctATTCAATGTGAACTTGAAACGTTAGAACGAGATCAATTTCATCAAGATATATTATCACGTATAGAATCGATGACAGAGAGAAATCAAAGATTACGAAATTTATTGGGATATTtcaacttaaatatttatccagcAGATTCAAATCGTCGAGATAGACCTGCTTTAACATTACAGACGTGCGCAGTAGGGGATATAAATACAAGTTTATCTTGGAATCGATTTATTGGTGGTTTAGATGGATCCGAATCTAAAACTAAACAATTAAGACAAGACaagcaatattattataaatggaaaattggtAAATTACCACATATCAAAGTACGATTCGATCGTTTATTTTTGTTGGCCTTATTAGATCGAAATTTGACGATATTTGAGACtattatttcaacatttttagcAATTGCTGTTGCAGGATTGGGTCTTGTATTGCTCCAACAAGGATTTTATCGAGATATATTTGCTTTCATGTTTTGTTTTGTAACTGCTGGATgtcaatattcattattaaaatctgtTCAGCCTGATGCTGCTTCTCCAACACATGGATTTAATCGTATTATAGTATTTTCTCGGcctgtatattatatattgtgttCAGgattcgtattaatttttaatgaatctttaaaaaattttaaaacatctgaatttcgaatatatggTTTACGAATCGCTGATTATGatgttatattacaaattcgtaatattttattaatttttcttttatgcttccccgttatattttcattaggCTTACTTCCTcaaattaatacttttctaATGTATCTATGTGAACATATAGATATTCACTTATTTGGTGGAAATGCAAGTACAAGTTTAATCTCTTCAATATATTGTCTTTGTCGCAGTATTGTCACTGTTGTTATATTGTATGGATTTGCTTATGGAGCACTCACAGAACCTAAATCTTCAcaacatattttattctctatttttgCGGGTTTATTAGTTGCTATATCTTATCATCTAAGTAGATCATCATCAGATCCTACAGTAATATGGGATATTGTTAAAACAAATTTGTGGCCACCAGAAATTTAtactgaagaaaaagaagctaAAATCATTGAGAATACATCTCATAAAGATAATTTACCTACAACATATAAAGAAGCAAAAATTAGAACTtctggaagaaaaaaacatgtaaaaattaaagttggTGAACAAATGTCGGATACAGAATTAGTTGATCCATTACCTGAAAAATTAAGGGCAACAGTGAAtgcaagattaaaaaatgatttaataatatgtgcAGTAATAGGTACTTTATCTTTTGGAATCCATTGTTCAACTGTATTTACAGCTTTACAACCAGAACTAAATCCAGTTTTATGGGGTATTGCAAGTTGCCTTGGATTTTTACTACATTACATTGTACCACAACTTCGAAAACAATTACCATGGTTATGTTTATCAAGACCAGTATTACGTAGTCATGAACATGCACAATTTGAAGTTCGTGAACCTGTGAAAATTATGTGGTTTGAAAAGGCATATGTCTGCCTTTGCTTTTTAGAAAGGAATGTTCTTTATCCAGTAGTATTTTTAGGAGCACTCACAGAATgttcatcaaaaattatatctaaatttggAGAAAGTATAGGAGcattaattatagttatatgtGGATTAAAATCCTTAAGATCAGCATATTCTGATCCATCAACACGTTACTTAGTTTTAATCTTtgctgttttatttttcaaactagATTTTCGAAATCTCAGTGAGACTTTTTTAGTAGACTATTTTATCACAGGAATagcttttgcaaaaatttatgaactacttttaaaaatacgatttGTAGTTACATATATTGCACCTTGGCAAATTACTTGGGGTAGTGCATTTCATGCATTTGCTCAACCTTTTTCTGTTCCACATTCCGCTATGTTATTTTTGCAAGCAGGGATTTCTGCACTTTTAAGTACTCCTTTAAATCCCCTTTTGGGCAgtgcaatatttatatcatcataTGTACGTCCAGTAAAATTTTGGGAACGAGATTATAAAACAAGAAGAGTAGATCATTCAAATACACGAATGTCTTCGCATTTAGATCGAAATCTAGGTGcagatgataataatttaaattcaattttttatgaacAATTAACAAGATCATTACAACACAGTCTTTATGGAGATCTTGCTCTTGGTCGCTGGGGAAATGTGGAACAAGGTGATTGCTTTTTACTTGCATCTGATTACTTAAACTGTTTGGTACACATTGTTCAATTAGGAAATGGATTAGTAACCTTTCAATTGAGAGGTCTTGAATTTAGAGGAACATATTGTCAACAAAGAgag gtAGAAGCAATCTCTGAAGGAATTGAAGATAATGataattgttgttgttgtgaaATGGGacatttttcaaatgtattaAGCGTAAATGCAGCTTTCAGTCAACGTTGGTTAGCTTGGGAAGTTGCAAGTGCTAAATATGTTTTGGAAGGATACTCGATTTCAGATAATTCAGCAGTTTCTATGCTTCAAGTGTTTGAGTTTCGTAAAGTACTAGTTACTTACTATGTCAAAAGTATTGTTTTCTATGCtgtaaaatcatcaaaattgaaatattggtTAGAGAATTCCGATATTTCTGATGCCCTAAAAATAACACTTGATAAAAACTTCGTTGATCTGGATCCTGTTTTTAATTTGAGTATTCATGAAGATTATGATATTCGAACATGTGGCATTACAAGAAATAGTTTTTGCAATGTTTATTTGGATTGGATACAGTATTGTGTTACTAAACAAAATAag aCATTAGATAAATCAAGAAATTCATCATTGGTATCTTTATGTCTTGCTTTAAGTCTCTTGGGAAGACGCGTTTTGGGAGCATTATCTCATAACACTGTTTCTagtgttgaattttttttatatggttTACATGCTCTTTTTAAAG gAGATTTTCGTATAACGTCAATTAGGGATGAATGGGTATTACatgatattgatttattacgaAGTGTCGTAGCAAAAGGAGTAAGAATGGCATTAAAACTACATCAAGATCATTTTATGAGTCCAGAACAATATAGTGAACTGTCTGCTCTTTATGAAGCTATAGATAGTCATGATAAAAATCTTGTAATTAGTCATGAAGCAGATCCACTTTGGAGAAATGCTGTTTTAAATGGCGCACCAAGCCTTTTGGCACTTAG acATGTACTTGATGATGGGATTGAtgaatataaagttataatgcTTAATAAGCGTTTTTTAAGTTTTCGAGTGATTAAAATGAATCGTGAATGTGTTCGTGGTTTATGGGCTGGACAACAACAAGAATTagtttatttgagaaatagaAATCCTGAGCGAGGTTCTATACAGAATGCTAAACAAGCTCTtagaaacataataaatagttCTTGCGATCAACCGATTGGATATCCGATTTATGTTTCACCATTAACAACTAGTTATGCAGAAACTAATGAACAACTATGTTCTATAATTGGTGGACCTTTAAGTCTTGgtgtaattaaaagtaatgtcTTAAAACTGTGGCAAAG aatcagAAGAAGATGCGGTCAAGGTTGTTCATCTGGAGGAACAGGGTCTCAAGATGATGGAGGTTTTGGAAATGATGGAGTATATGCAATGActacatataatattcatttag gTTATGGGCAATCAGCAGGTCATAACACATCAGGTTCGCAATCTATAGATTCTGGATGTCAAATTGGTGGATCAGCTGGACGTGGTTCTTTAGGAAGAACGAATACTGGATCCTTAGGTGGAAATAGAGGATCATTAGCTTCAGTTGGAAAACCAACAAGTTCTACACTTGCTAGTTTAGCTGGTCTTCTTAGTAACAGCGATATTAAAACAGAAAGTAAAAGTGAAACAAGTTTCACAAGTAAACTTGAAAAGGATGAAGTTTTACAACGAGTACga attatagatCCTAATCAAGTATATGATGCTATTAATTTGGGTCGTCGTATAGATGTAATTTGGCCAGATGAAAGAATGAGGCAACAAGGTGGTAGATCTGGATGGCAGCATTGGGTACCTGAAAGAGGTATGGAAGGATGCGTTGTTCATTGTTGGTCCCCAAATCATCGTGATCCTAATCGACGATCTCATGTAGATAAAGTTATCTTACTTGttaaaattgatgataaatatGTTCCAATAGCGGAACAAGGTGTAAGAGATCTGGGGGCAGAAgtatga